From Triticum aestivum cultivar Chinese Spring chromosome 4A, IWGSC CS RefSeq v2.1, whole genome shotgun sequence, a single genomic window includes:
- the LOC123084314 gene encoding cytochrome P450 704C1 codes for MAPQLSSLAASAGICVVSALALALMVITLYIIGVVVSFAVFYIREFTQRAHDRPPLTGTVFRQLNNFDKIFDEHVKYALLHPTIRLVYPGHSEILTADPAVIEHILKTNFSKYSRGAFNTETVTDLFGNGIFVTDGEKWQHQRKLASHEFSTKVLRDYRSDVFRMNAMKLAEKTSAAAANRITINLQVLPQYKQYSTVIYKVGFGFDLNTLSGSDESSIEFSKAFDEANSLVYHRYVDMFWELKRYLNIGSEAKLKRSIKIIDDFVIQLIHQKREIMKNISGHKARDDILSRFILESENDPGTMNDRYLRDIVLSFLIASKDTTGNTLTWFFYMLCKNPVVQDKVAFEIREYVEWTQEDTSMEIFTARLKHGAIDKMHYLHAAITKTLRLYPGVPVDGKMADEGDVLPNGQRVIKGDGMNYMIYAMAKT; via the exons ATGGCACCACAGCTCTCCTCCCTTGCTGCATCCGCGGGCATATGTGTAGTCTCAGCTCTCGCCTTAGCCCTGATGGTGATCACCCTCTACATCATTGGCGTTGTTGTATCCTTTGCCGTCTTCTACATCAGAGAGTTCACCCAGAGAGCCCATGATCGGCCGCCGCTCACCGGGACCGTCTTCCGGCAGCTCAACAACTTTGACAAGATCTTCGATGAGCATGTGAAGTATGCACTCCTGCACCCCACCATTAGGCTTGTCTATCCTGGGCACAGTGAGATTTTAACCGCCGACCCTGCCGTCATCGAGCATATCCTTAAGACAAACTTCAGTAAATACAGCAGG GGGGCCTTCAACACGGAGACCGTGACGGATCTGTTTGGAAATGGGATTTTCGTTACAGACGGAGAGAAGTGGCAACACCAGAGAAAGCTAGCAAGCCATGAGTTCTCAACCAAAGTGCTACGTGACTACAGAAGTGATGTTTTCCGAATGAATGCTATGAAATTGGCAGAGAAGACCTCAGCTGCAGCAGCTAACAGAATTACCATAAACTTGCAGGTACTTCCTCAATATAAACAGTATAGTACTGTAA TTTACAAAGTGGGATTCGGTTTTGACCTAAACACGCTATCCGGATCAGATGAATCCAGCATTGAATTCAGCAAGGCCTTCGATGAGGCAAATTCTCTTGTTTACCATCGGTATGTTGATATGTTCTGGGAGTTGAAAAGGTATCTTAATATCGGGTCAGAAGCCAAactgaagaggagcataaagataATCGACGACTTTGTGATACAGTTGATCCATCAAAAGAGAGAGATCATGAAGAACATAAGTGGCCAT AAAGCTAGAGATGACATACTATCAAGATTCATACTGGAAAGTGAGAATGATCCTGGGACGATGAACGATCGTTACCTTCGTGACATAGTCCTCAGCTTCCTGATTGCTAGTAAAGACACCACAGGGAATACCCTTACATGGTTCTTCTACATGCTCTGCAAGAACCCAGTAGTGCAGGATAAGGTTGCCTTTGAAATCAGAGAATATGTCGAGTGGACTCAAGAAGATACCAGCATGGAAATattcaccgcaagattgaaacacGGTGCTATTGACAAAATGCACTACCTCCATGCTGCGATTACCAAGACTCTCCGGCTGTATCCTGGTGTTCCGGTG GATGGTAAGATGGCAGATGAAGGTGATGTACTGCCAAACGGCCAACGAGTAATAAAAGGAGATGGAATGAACTACATGATTTATGCCATGGCTAAAACATGA